In a genomic window of Muntiacus reevesi chromosome 1, mMunRee1.1, whole genome shotgun sequence:
- the LOC136156166 gene encoding olfactory receptor 1M1-like, which yields MEPDNQTSSSEFILLGLSEKPEQETLLFALFLCMYVVTVVGNLLIILAISTDSHLHTPMYFFLANLSLVDFCLATDTVPKMLVNIQIKSKSISYSCCLTQMYFFHFFGIMDSVLIAVMAYDRFVAICHPLHYTTIMSPRLCGLLVGGPWVFSGFISLTHILLMARLVFCGNNELPHYFCDLTPLLRLSCADTSVNKIFVLIVAGMVIATPFICILASYARIIVAIMKVPSAGGRKRTFSTCSSHLSVVALLYGTTIGVYLCPSSVRTAVKEKASAVMYTAVTPMLNPFIYSLRNRDLKGALRNLMREKKSSHLHDH from the coding sequence ATGGAACCAGACAACCAAACCAGCTCATCTGAGTTTATCCTCCTGGGACTTTCAGAAAAGCCAGAACAGGAGACTCTCCTCTTTGCTCTGTTTCTCTGCATGTATGTGGTCACAGTAGTGGGGAACCTGTTGATCATCCTGGCCATCAGCacagactcccacctccacacccccatgtacttcttcttgGCCAATCTCTCCTTGGTTGATTTCTGCCTGGCCACCGACACTGTCCCCAAGATGCTGGTGAACATCCAAATCAAGAGTAAGTCCATCTCTTATTCCTGCTGCCTGACACAAATGtacttcttccatttctttggcATCATGGACAGTGTCTTAATAGCCGTGATGGCTTATGATAGGTTTGTGGCTATATGTCACCCTTTACACTATACCACTATCATGAGCCCACGCCTCTGTGGCCTGCTGGTCGGTGGTCCGTGGGTGTTTTCCGGCTTCATCTCCCTCACCCACATCCTCCTGATGGCCCGTCTGGTTTTCTGTGGCAATAATGAGTTGCCTCACTACTTCTGTGACCTCACCCCACTTCTCAGACTTTCGTGCGCGGACACCTCTGTGAATAAGATCTTTGTGCTCATTGTGGCAGGGATGGTCATAGCCACGCCATTCATCTGCATTCTGGCCTCCTATGCTCGCATCATTGTGGCCATCATGAAGGTGCCCTCTgcgggaggcaggaagagaaccTTCTCCACCTGCAGCTCCCACCTCTCCGTGGTTGCCCTCCTTTATGGGACCACCATTGGGGTCTATCTGTGTCCTTCATCTGTCCGCACAGCTGTGAAGGAGAAAGCCTCTGCTGTGATGTACACTGCCGtcacccccatgctgaacccctttatctacagcctgaggaacagagACCTGAAGGGGGCCCTAAGGAATCTCATGAGAGAAAAAAAGTCATCTCATCTTCATGACCACTAG